Part of the Candidatus Methanomethylicota archaeon genome, ATAAAGTTCCCGCTAACCTTCTTCCTAGCTTCATCATAAACTTTCCCAAATTCTTTACCATAAGCTACAATTTTACCATCCTTTACAGCCACGTACATGTTAGGATAAATCTTTTGCAACTCAGAATAATGAGAATTTAACCATTCAAAATCCTTAATAATTCCAGACATAT contains:
- a CDS encoding DUF5678 domain-containing protein, giving the protein MSGIIKDFEWLNSHYSELQKIYPNMYVAVKDGKIVAYGKEFGKVYDEARKKVSGNFIMDYILSGDLFVLKVKL